The Cryptosporangium minutisporangium genome includes a region encoding these proteins:
- a CDS encoding Ku protein, with protein sequence MRAIWKGVVSFGLVTIPIKLFSATEQHDVQLRQVHAADGGRIRYRRVCEAEDVEVPYSEIAKGYELPDGQVVVLDDEDFEKLPIASGRNIDVQKFVPSEQVDGLYLSKGYFLQADGPGAKPYVLLREALERAGTVALVKVALRQREALALLRPYGDVLLLQTMLWPDEIRDPAELAPDQDISVRPQEMQMAESYIQTLTGDLDMDEFSDDYAVALREVVDAKIQGHEVTQPEAPSESGGAVLDLMAALEASVAEAKRARGEAVGETRPAAKKTPAKASPQKSAPRKAAPKKAAASASSGSAGTRKSTAKKTATKSTAKKTAAKSTTARTTTKGTSQRKTA encoded by the coding sequence ATGCGTGCGATCTGGAAGGGCGTCGTGTCGTTCGGGCTCGTCACGATCCCGATCAAACTTTTCTCCGCGACCGAGCAGCACGACGTCCAGCTCCGGCAGGTGCACGCGGCGGACGGCGGGCGGATCCGGTACCGCCGCGTCTGCGAAGCCGAGGACGTCGAGGTGCCCTACAGCGAGATCGCCAAAGGCTACGAGCTGCCGGACGGACAGGTCGTCGTGCTCGACGACGAGGACTTCGAGAAGCTGCCGATCGCGTCCGGGCGAAACATCGACGTCCAGAAGTTCGTCCCGTCCGAGCAGGTCGACGGGCTGTACCTGTCGAAGGGTTACTTCCTGCAGGCCGACGGACCGGGCGCGAAGCCGTACGTGCTGCTCCGCGAGGCGCTGGAGCGGGCGGGCACGGTGGCGCTGGTGAAGGTCGCGCTCCGGCAGCGAGAGGCGCTGGCGCTTCTCCGCCCCTACGGCGATGTCCTGCTGCTGCAGACGATGCTCTGGCCGGACGAGATCCGCGATCCGGCCGAACTCGCCCCGGATCAAGACATCTCGGTCCGTCCGCAGGAGATGCAGATGGCCGAGTCGTACATCCAGACGCTCACCGGCGACCTGGACATGGACGAGTTCAGCGACGACTACGCGGTGGCGCTCCGCGAGGTCGTGGACGCGAAGATCCAGGGCCACGAGGTGACCCAGCCGGAGGCACCGTCCGAGAGCGGCGGCGCCGTGCTGGACCTGATGGCGGCGCTGGAGGCGAGCGTCGCGGAGGCCAAGCGAGCCCGTGGTGAGGCGGTCGGCGAGACCCGTCCGGCCGCGAAGAAGACGCCGGCCAAGGCGTCACCGCAGAAGAGCGCGCCCCGCAAGGCGGCGCCCAAGAAGGCTGCGGCCTCCGCCTCCTCCGGATCCGCGGGCACCCGTAAGTCCACCGCGAAAAAGACGGCGACCAAGTCGACGGCGAAGAAGACCGCCGCGAAGTCCACCACGGCCCGAACCACCACGAAGGGCACAAGCCAGCGCAAGACCGCCTGA
- a CDS encoding acyl-CoA dehydrogenase family protein, producing MTTDDRVHPDPAAPPAGARPASAGPPEGSATAAAPAAAGPVPAEAGSAPTERESRQVAEAARQTEWTKPSFAKELFLGRFPLDLIHPEPRPSDEARKVGEEYLAQLREFLSGVDAAAIERDACIPDDVINGLKELGAFGMKISTAYGGLGLTQVYYNKALMLVGSVNPALGAMLSAHQSIGVPQPVALFGNEEQKQQFLPRCARTDISAFLLTEPDVGSDPARLACAAVPDGDDYVLDGVKLWTTNGVVADLLVVMARVPKHEGGRGGITAFVVEADSPGITVENRNAFLGLRGLENGVTRFHQVRVPKANRIGREGEGLKIALTTLNTGRLSLPAICAGTAKWSLKIAREWSNAREQWGRPVGKHDAVAGKIAFIAATAFALEAVLDLTSQLADEKRNDIRIEAALAKLYASEMGWLVADELVQIRGGRAYETAASLAARGERAVPVEQSLRDQRINRIFEGSTEIMHLLIAREAVDAHLSVAGDIIDPDATLGAKGKAAAQAGKFYAGWLPTLAVGPGQLPNSFAEFGPLARHLRYVERSSRKLARQTFYGMSRWQGRLEHRQRFLARIVDIGAELFAMSAACVRAASAKAEGPQRGATAMELADAFCRQATVRADALFEALWTNSDDTDRKLADRVLDGRYRWLEEGILDPSDDGPWIMPADPGPSTKENVHRTI from the coding sequence ATGACCACTGACGACCGCGTGCACCCTGACCCCGCGGCCCCGCCCGCCGGTGCCAGGCCGGCGAGCGCAGGTCCTCCGGAGGGGTCGGCGACAGCAGCCGCGCCCGCCGCAGCGGGTCCCGTGCCGGCCGAAGCCGGAAGCGCGCCGACCGAGCGGGAATCACGTCAGGTCGCCGAGGCGGCCCGCCAGACCGAGTGGACCAAACCGAGCTTCGCCAAGGAACTGTTCCTCGGACGGTTCCCGCTCGACCTGATCCACCCCGAGCCCCGCCCGTCCGACGAAGCCCGCAAGGTCGGCGAGGAGTACCTCGCACAACTACGCGAGTTCCTCAGCGGCGTCGACGCGGCCGCGATCGAACGCGACGCCTGCATCCCGGACGACGTCATCAACGGTCTGAAGGAACTCGGCGCGTTCGGCATGAAGATCTCGACCGCGTACGGCGGCCTGGGCCTGACCCAGGTCTACTACAACAAGGCGTTGATGCTGGTCGGCTCGGTCAACCCGGCGCTGGGTGCGATGCTCTCGGCGCACCAGTCGATCGGTGTACCGCAGCCGGTCGCGCTGTTCGGCAACGAGGAGCAGAAGCAGCAGTTCCTCCCCCGCTGCGCCCGCACCGACATCAGCGCGTTCCTGCTCACCGAGCCCGACGTCGGCAGCGACCCGGCCCGGCTGGCGTGCGCAGCGGTGCCGGACGGTGACGACTACGTCCTCGACGGCGTCAAGTTGTGGACCACGAACGGCGTCGTCGCCGACCTCCTCGTCGTCATGGCGCGGGTCCCGAAACACGAGGGCGGACGCGGGGGCATCACCGCGTTCGTCGTCGAGGCGGACTCCCCCGGCATCACCGTGGAGAACCGCAACGCCTTCCTCGGCCTGCGCGGCCTGGAGAACGGCGTCACCCGCTTCCACCAGGTCCGCGTGCCCAAAGCGAACCGCATCGGACGCGAGGGCGAAGGTCTGAAGATCGCGCTGACCACCCTCAATACGGGTCGGCTCTCGCTCCCGGCGATCTGCGCCGGAACCGCGAAGTGGTCGCTGAAGATCGCCCGTGAGTGGAGCAACGCCCGGGAGCAGTGGGGCCGTCCGGTCGGCAAGCACGACGCGGTCGCCGGCAAGATCGCGTTCATCGCCGCCACCGCGTTCGCCTTGGAGGCCGTGCTCGACCTGACCAGCCAGCTGGCCGACGAGAAGCGCAACGACATCCGCATCGAAGCGGCGCTGGCGAAGCTGTACGCGTCGGAGATGGGCTGGCTGGTCGCGGACGAACTCGTCCAGATCCGGGGTGGCCGGGCCTACGAGACGGCCGCGTCGCTGGCGGCGCGTGGTGAGCGCGCGGTGCCGGTCGAGCAGTCACTGCGCGACCAGCGGATCAACCGCATCTTCGAGGGCTCGACCGAGATCATGCACCTGCTGATCGCCCGCGAGGCGGTCGACGCCCACCTCTCGGTGGCCGGCGACATCATCGATCCGGACGCCACGCTCGGCGCGAAGGGCAAGGCGGCGGCGCAGGCCGGGAAGTTCTACGCGGGCTGGCTGCCGACGTTGGCGGTCGGCCCGGGCCAACTGCCCAACTCGTTCGCCGAGTTCGGCCCGCTCGCCCGGCATCTGCGGTACGTCGAGCGGTCGAGCCGCAAGCTGGCCCGGCAGACGTTCTACGGCATGTCGCGCTGGCAGGGGCGGCTCGAGCACCGGCAACGGTTCCTGGCTCGGATCGTCGACATCGGAGCCGAGCTGTTCGCGATGAGCGCGGCGTGCGTGCGGGCGGCGTCGGCGAAGGCCGAAGGGCCGCAGCGCGGGGCGACCGCGATGGAGCTGGCGGACGCGTTCTGCCGGCAGGCGACGGTGCGCGCCGACGCCCTGTTCGAGGCGCTCTGGACGAACAGCGACGACACCGACCGGAAGCTGGCCGACCGGGTACTGGACGGCCGGTACCGGTGGCTGGAGGAGGGCATCCTCGACCCGTCCGACGACGGTCCGTGGATCATGCCCGCCGACCCCGGCCCGTCCACGAAGGAGAACGTCCACCGCACGATCTGA
- a CDS encoding phage holin family protein codes for MTSETGTKTVNSTDGGRANGTRPAVERAREPSIGQLVNDVAAGVSSLVRHEIALAKAELRLEAQKAVVGVAGLAIAAGAALMIVPLLSLAAVYALSEVMAGYWAALIVAGVWAVIAGIAGLFGAVRLRRVKPMPTQAIEAVKEDVRWVRDLKS; via the coding sequence GTGACGTCGGAAACCGGTACGAAGACGGTCAACAGTACTGACGGAGGTCGGGCCAACGGGACCCGGCCCGCGGTCGAGCGGGCCCGGGAACCGTCGATCGGACAGCTGGTCAACGATGTCGCCGCCGGCGTCTCCAGTCTCGTGCGGCACGAGATCGCGCTGGCGAAGGCGGAGTTGCGGCTGGAGGCCCAGAAGGCGGTGGTCGGCGTCGCCGGCTTGGCGATCGCCGCGGGTGCCGCGCTGATGATCGTTCCGTTGCTCTCCCTCGCCGCCGTGTACGCGCTCAGTGAGGTGATGGCAGGCTATTGGGCCGCGCTGATCGTCGCCGGTGTCTGGGCGGTGATCGCCGGGATAGCCGGCCTGTTCGGTGCAGTGCGACTGCGTCGGGTGAAGCCGATGCCGACACAGGCGATCGAAGCGGTGAAGGAGGATGTGCGGTGGGTCCGCGACCTGAAGAGTTAG
- a CDS encoding ATP-binding protein: MAVPERTSSEPAAAPPAPDAAGSNSLAPDDAGSDIELTLPADPVHVPVARALAADLAVRLDYDLDEVSDLRMAVDEACAELVAKAAGPGRLRCVFQVDEDALRVTVSASTKDGATPGQNTFGWRVLTALVDEVTAWASGDNIVHIKLVKYRLEAHA; this comes from the coding sequence ATGGCGGTGCCCGAACGGACCAGCTCGGAGCCGGCTGCGGCCCCACCTGCCCCTGACGCGGCGGGAAGCAACTCGCTGGCCCCGGACGACGCGGGCAGCGACATCGAGCTGACCTTGCCGGCGGATCCGGTCCACGTGCCGGTCGCCCGTGCCCTCGCGGCCGACCTGGCGGTCCGGCTCGACTACGACCTGGACGAGGTGTCCGACCTGCGGATGGCCGTCGACGAGGCGTGCGCCGAACTGGTGGCGAAGGCCGCGGGCCCTGGCCGCCTGCGGTGTGTGTTCCAGGTCGACGAGGACGCGCTGCGGGTCACGGTGTCGGCCAGCACGAAGGACGGCGCGACGCCCGGCCAGAACACGTTCGGCTGGCGCGTGCTGACCGCGCTCGTCGACGAGGTGACCGCGTGGGCGAGCGGGGACAACATCGTCCACATCAAGCTGGTCAAGTACCGACTCGAGGCGCACGCGTGA
- a CDS encoding oxidoreductase, with amino-acid sequence MPRTARWTATDIPDLTGLTAVVTGANVGLGFETARLLAARGATTVLACRDVAKADAAADRIRATTTAPTSTVALDLASLASVRSAADTLRARHPRLDLLINNAGVGLSPPKRTADGFEIHLGTNHLGHFALTGLLLDRLLETPGSRVVTVSSLGHKRGRMHFDDLQLTAPHSPFVAYVQSKLANLLFTYELQRRLAAAGAETIALAAHPGNAYTAFTRHMRPWQQAIASPRLRLLNGWLLQPAEIGALAAVRAAVDPAARGGEYYGAPGRQGFTGYPEAVRSSRRSYDEADQRRLWDISTELTGVAYRFAPASIG; translated from the coding sequence ATGCCCCGCACCGCCCGCTGGACCGCCACCGACATCCCGGACCTGACCGGACTGACCGCCGTCGTCACCGGCGCCAACGTCGGCCTGGGCTTCGAGACCGCACGCCTGCTCGCCGCTCGTGGCGCCACCACGGTCCTCGCCTGCCGCGACGTCGCCAAGGCCGATGCCGCTGCCGACCGGATCCGGGCGACGACCACCGCACCGACCTCGACGGTCGCGCTCGACCTGGCGTCGCTCGCGTCCGTCCGGTCGGCAGCCGACACCCTCCGTGCCCGACACCCCCGCCTCGACCTGCTGATCAACAACGCCGGCGTTGGCCTCTCGCCGCCGAAGCGCACGGCCGACGGCTTCGAGATCCACCTCGGCACCAACCACCTGGGGCACTTCGCGCTGACCGGGCTGCTGCTCGACCGACTGCTCGAGACGCCCGGATCCCGGGTCGTGACCGTGAGCAGCCTCGGCCACAAGCGGGGCCGAATGCACTTCGACGACCTGCAGCTGACGGCGCCGCACTCACCGTTCGTGGCCTACGTCCAGTCCAAGCTGGCCAACCTGCTCTTCACCTACGAGCTGCAGCGCCGGTTGGCCGCGGCCGGCGCGGAAACGATCGCGCTCGCGGCGCACCCCGGCAACGCGTACACCGCCTTCACCCGGCACATGCGCCCCTGGCAGCAGGCGATCGCGAGTCCCCGGCTGCGCCTGCTCAACGGGTGGCTGCTCCAGCCCGCGGAGATCGGCGCACTGGCCGCCGTGCGGGCGGCGGTCGACCCGGCGGCCCGGGGCGGCGAGTACTACGGCGCGCCCGGACGCCAGGGCTTCACCGGCTATCCGGAGGCGGTCCGCTCCAGTCGCCGGTCGTACGACGAGGCCGACCAGCGACGTTTGTGGGACATCTCGACGGAGTTGACCGGGGTGGCGTACCGGTTCGCTCCGGCGTCGATCGGGTAA
- the ligD gene encoding non-homologous end-joining DNA ligase — protein sequence MANASATTTVAVAGRQLALSNLSKILYPETGTTKGEVIDYYSRIAPVLLPHLAGRPLSLKRYPDGVAGQGFFAKNVPNGAPDWLRTERLPAPGSTKNRDEIDYIVLPTDDGDALATLVWLANLASIELHVPQWQVGPRGGVRGTDLLVFDLDPGAPATVVECCAVALRLREVLDAEGLVAVAKTSGSKGMQVYARIKPVEWGRTSDYAKAVAQQLEREDPEHVTSVMRRSLRPGKVFIDWSQNNTAKTTVAPYSLRARPAPTVSTPLHWDEVAACRRPEELVFAFDEVLARAADEGDLFAELLGDDRPALPRR from the coding sequence GTGGCGAATGCATCGGCAACAACGACCGTTGCGGTCGCCGGGCGTCAACTCGCCTTGTCGAACCTCTCCAAGATTCTCTACCCGGAGACCGGTACGACGAAAGGTGAGGTGATCGACTATTACTCGCGGATCGCGCCCGTTCTGTTGCCGCATCTGGCCGGTCGTCCGCTCTCGCTGAAGCGTTACCCCGACGGGGTAGCCGGGCAGGGCTTCTTCGCGAAGAACGTGCCGAACGGCGCTCCGGACTGGCTGCGCACCGAGCGCCTACCTGCGCCCGGCAGCACGAAGAACCGGGACGAGATCGACTACATCGTGCTGCCCACCGACGACGGTGACGCGTTGGCCACCCTGGTCTGGCTCGCGAACCTCGCCTCGATCGAGCTCCACGTCCCGCAGTGGCAGGTCGGTCCCCGTGGCGGCGTCCGCGGCACCGACCTGCTCGTCTTCGACCTCGATCCGGGCGCGCCTGCCACCGTCGTCGAGTGCTGCGCCGTCGCACTGCGGCTCCGTGAGGTGTTGGACGCCGAAGGGCTGGTCGCCGTGGCCAAGACGTCCGGATCGAAGGGCATGCAGGTCTACGCCCGGATCAAGCCGGTGGAGTGGGGCCGTACGTCGGACTACGCGAAGGCGGTCGCGCAGCAGCTGGAGCGGGAGGACCCGGAGCACGTCACGTCGGTGATGCGGAGGTCGCTGCGCCCGGGCAAGGTGTTCATCGACTGGAGCCAGAACAACACCGCGAAGACCACCGTGGCGCCCTACTCGCTGCGGGCCCGCCCGGCTCCCACGGTCTCCACTCCGCTGCACTGGGACGAGGTGGCCGCGTGCCGCCGCCCGGAGGAGCTGGTGTTCGCGTTCGACGAAGTGCTGGCGCGCGCCGCCGACGAGGGTGATCTCTTCGCCGAACTGCTGGGCGACGACCGTCCGGCGCTACCCCGGCGGTGA
- a CDS encoding DUF3618 domain-containing protein, translating to MGPRPEELERDIAFAREQLRRDVDELVARVRPRAVAQRQVDRVASEAKRVSAEAVAAVAPLLRNGRDQALSRPAVLGIGAGLTVLTLATVLWRIRARH from the coding sequence GTGGGTCCGCGACCTGAAGAGTTAGAACGCGACATCGCGTTCGCCCGCGAGCAGCTGCGGCGGGACGTCGACGAGCTGGTGGCGCGGGTCAGGCCGCGAGCAGTGGCCCAGCGCCAGGTCGACCGGGTCGCGAGTGAGGCGAAGCGGGTCTCGGCGGAAGCGGTCGCCGCGGTGGCTCCGCTGCTGCGCAACGGGCGCGACCAGGCCCTCAGTCGCCCTGCCGTGCTCGGTATCGGCGCCGGCTTGACCGTGCTGACGCTCGCCACCGTGCTCTGGCGGATCCGCGCCCGCCACTGA
- a CDS encoding RNA methyltransferase, which yields MLATEITDPDDPRIADYRALTDVALRTSFEPPHGLFIAEGELVLRRAVRAGYALRSLLVDAKRVDQVAEIAPHVPLYAATPPVLEAITGFHVHRGVLGSVHRPAPLDPAAVLAAAQRVLILEDVNTHTNVGAIFRAAAGMGMDAILLSPSCADPLYRRSVRVSMGEVFAVPYARLDPWPAGLDLVRAAGFTLLALTPDPNAISLRKLTEQQRRRPALLLGAEGPGLSGTVLTAADARVRIPMHRGVDSLNVAAAAAVACYALAPE from the coding sequence GTGCTGGCCACCGAGATCACCGACCCGGACGACCCACGGATCGCGGACTACCGCGCGCTCACCGACGTCGCCCTGCGTACCTCCTTCGAACCACCGCACGGACTGTTCATCGCCGAGGGCGAGTTGGTCCTGCGGCGTGCGGTGCGGGCCGGGTACGCGCTCCGCTCCCTGCTGGTGGACGCCAAGCGGGTCGACCAGGTCGCCGAGATCGCCCCGCACGTGCCGCTCTACGCCGCGACGCCGCCGGTGCTGGAGGCGATCACCGGCTTCCACGTCCACCGCGGAGTACTCGGCTCCGTGCACCGTCCGGCACCGCTCGACCCGGCGGCCGTGCTCGCGGCGGCGCAGCGGGTGCTGATCCTGGAGGACGTCAACACGCACACGAACGTCGGAGCGATCTTCCGCGCCGCGGCCGGGATGGGCATGGACGCGATCCTGCTCAGCCCTTCCTGCGCCGACCCGCTCTACCGGCGCAGCGTTCGGGTGAGCATGGGCGAGGTGTTCGCGGTGCCGTACGCCCGGCTGGATCCCTGGCCGGCCGGGCTCGACCTGGTGCGGGCGGCCGGGTTCACGCTGCTCGCACTGACCCCCGACCCGAACGCGATCAGCCTGCGGAAGCTCACCGAGCAGCAGCGCCGACGTCCGGCGCTGCTGCTCGGTGCGGAGGGGCCCGGCTTGTCGGGGACGGTGCTGACCGCGGCCGACGCCCGGGTGCGGATCCCCATGCACCGCGGCGTCGACAGCCTGAACGTGGCCGCCGCGGCCGCCGTCGCCTGTTACGCACTCGCGCCGGAGTAG
- a CDS encoding STAS domain-containing protein, producing the protein MVDPAGSAAPERSGAATGALGDATDAVLSVEQVPPTDDGRQVVRVGGEIDMLTAPRLRDALTPVVAVPGSDVVLDLDAVTFLGSNGLGVLVELSQQAEAVGTRFRLVCANRTVSRPLTLTGLDQVLDFYESYGDLPPAGS; encoded by the coding sequence ATGGTCGACCCCGCTGGTTCGGCGGCCCCAGAACGGAGCGGTGCCGCGACCGGTGCGCTCGGTGATGCGACGGACGCGGTCCTCTCGGTGGAACAGGTACCGCCGACGGACGACGGGCGGCAGGTGGTACGGGTCGGCGGCGAGATCGACATGCTCACCGCACCCCGGCTGCGCGACGCCCTGACCCCCGTGGTCGCGGTGCCGGGCTCGGACGTCGTGCTGGATCTCGACGCGGTGACGTTCCTCGGCTCGAACGGGCTGGGCGTGCTGGTCGAGCTGTCGCAGCAGGCCGAGGCGGTCGGGACGAGGTTCCGGCTGGTGTGCGCGAACCGCACCGTCAGCCGTCCGCTGACCCTCACCGGCCTGGACCAGGTCCTCGACTTCTACGAGTCGTACGGCGACCTGCCTCCTGCCGGGAGCTGA
- a CDS encoding maleylpyruvate isomerase N-terminal domain-containing protein produces MPYPLPPAKDAFDATLARLDTLLGEITDQQLLAPSRCHGWAVCDVLAHLHLGLQEAITAFAYRVDTPADTDFAQYWRGGPADPPTADRDAEIAQIRFARLLASAYGRPSGLLRHLRPTVDALRRFVAAADDGQLAFQQRVLPVGDFVVTWAVEVAIHHLDVLVELPELPEPAPDGLALVAATLDRLRGTSDRPGGWDETTYALKGAGRLPLSDAERAELGATAERFPILG; encoded by the coding sequence GTGCCTTATCCGCTGCCACCCGCCAAGGACGCGTTCGACGCGACGCTCGCGCGGCTCGACACGCTCCTCGGCGAGATCACCGATCAGCAGCTGCTCGCACCGAGCCGGTGCCACGGCTGGGCGGTCTGCGACGTCCTCGCGCACCTGCACCTGGGCCTCCAGGAGGCGATCACCGCGTTCGCCTACCGGGTGGACACCCCGGCCGACACCGACTTCGCGCAGTACTGGCGCGGCGGGCCGGCCGACCCGCCCACGGCCGATCGGGACGCCGAGATCGCCCAGATCCGGTTCGCCCGCCTATTGGCGTCGGCCTACGGACGCCCGAGCGGCCTGCTGCGCCACCTCCGCCCGACGGTCGACGCGCTGCGGCGGTTCGTCGCAGCCGCCGACGACGGACAGCTCGCGTTCCAGCAGCGCGTCCTGCCGGTCGGCGACTTCGTGGTGACCTGGGCGGTCGAGGTCGCGATCCATCACCTGGACGTGCTCGTCGAGCTACCGGAGCTCCCCGAGCCGGCACCGGACGGGCTGGCGCTGGTGGCTGCCACGCTGGACCGGCTGCGTGGGACGAGTGACCGCCCCGGCGGTTGGGACGAGACCACGTACGCGCTCAAGGGCGCCGGTCGGCTACCGCTCAGCGACGCCGAGAGGGCCGAGCTGGGTGCGACGGCCGAGCGCTTCCCGATCCTCGGCTGA
- a CDS encoding ChaB family protein: MPGREELPSTLARSPKKAQETWVKTHDSAVETYGEGERAHRTAFGAVKHSFEKVGDHWEPKEQKGPSDAQSARTGAAARRGGKTAEGVDANASKAHLLDVARRLEIRGRSKMTKNELVEAIKAANRKQTAAARR; encoded by the coding sequence ATGCCTGGCCGCGAGGAGCTGCCGTCCACGCTCGCGCGCTCGCCGAAGAAGGCGCAGGAGACGTGGGTGAAGACGCACGACTCGGCCGTCGAGACGTACGGCGAGGGTGAGCGCGCTCACCGCACGGCGTTCGGCGCTGTGAAGCACTCTTTCGAGAAGGTCGGCGACCACTGGGAGCCGAAGGAGCAGAAGGGTCCGTCGGACGCTCAGTCGGCGCGGACCGGCGCGGCGGCGCGGCGCGGCGGCAAGACCGCCGAGGGTGTCGACGCGAACGCGTCCAAGGCCCATCTGCTGGACGTCGCCCGCAGGCTGGAGATCCGGGGCCGGTCGAAGATGACGAAGAACGAGCTCGTCGAGGCGATCAAGGCGGCCAACCGGAAGCAGACCGCTGCGGCCCGCCGGTAG
- a CDS encoding helix-turn-helix domain-containing protein, with protein sequence MPDPGERGLRADARRNRARVLEVAIEAFAAEGLAVPVHEIARRAGVGTGTVSRHFPTKESLFQAIVSARVERLVTQARTIEAEHDPADAFFAFFEVMAAAGALDRGLADALIGAGFDIDAAAAATGYDLNEHFHRLLTAAQNAGAVRGDVDFADVKALLAGCLARERDTADPAARDRLIAIVRAGLRPTAQPASQPSAGDTENR encoded by the coding sequence GTGCCTGATCCGGGCGAGCGCGGGCTGCGGGCGGATGCCCGGCGGAACCGGGCGAGGGTGCTCGAGGTGGCGATCGAGGCGTTCGCGGCCGAAGGGCTCGCGGTGCCGGTGCACGAGATCGCCCGGCGGGCGGGCGTCGGAACCGGCACGGTCAGCCGCCACTTCCCGACCAAGGAGAGCCTGTTCCAGGCGATCGTCTCGGCCCGGGTGGAGCGGCTGGTCACGCAGGCGCGGACGATCGAGGCCGAGCACGATCCCGCCGACGCGTTCTTCGCGTTCTTCGAGGTGATGGCCGCCGCCGGAGCGCTCGACCGGGGCCTCGCCGACGCGTTGATCGGTGCGGGCTTCGATATCGACGCTGCCGCGGCGGCGACCGGATACGACTTGAACGAGCATTTCCACCGACTTCTCACGGCCGCTCAGAACGCCGGTGCCGTCCGGGGCGACGTCGACTTCGCGGACGTCAAGGCGCTCCTGGCCGGGTGCCTGGCGCGGGAGCGGGACACCGCCGATCCAGCCGCCAGGGACCGGTTGATCGCGATCGTCCGGGCCGGTCTGCGGCCGACCGCACAGCCCGCTTCGCAGCCGTCCGCGGGTGACACCGAGAATCGCTGA
- a CDS encoding RNA polymerase sigma factor SigF, with amino-acid sequence MTAPRSEQPPAAVEETTAPAPAETTLTEVDATAVADARSESRREAAALFAEMASLPEGSARRQTIRDELVTMHLPLVRHLARRFNNRGEPLEDLVQVATVGLINSVDRFDAERGADFLSYAVPTVVGEIKRHFRDHGWAVRVPRRLKELHLSLTAATAELSQRNGRAPNASELAQHLNLSREEVLEGLEAANAYRSSSLDDPVRGDGEMPTLAETLGDEDAALEHVEFRESLQPLLAQVPPRERKILILRFFGNMTQSQIAERMGISQMHVSRLLSQTLAKLRERLLVDE; translated from the coding sequence ATGACCGCGCCGCGGAGTGAACAGCCACCGGCTGCGGTCGAGGAAACGACGGCACCCGCGCCCGCGGAGACGACGCTGACCGAGGTCGACGCCACCGCGGTGGCGGACGCCCGGTCGGAGTCGCGCCGGGAGGCGGCGGCGCTGTTCGCGGAGATGGCCTCGCTGCCGGAGGGCTCCGCGCGTCGGCAGACCATCCGCGACGAGCTCGTGACGATGCACCTGCCGCTCGTCCGGCACCTGGCGCGACGGTTCAACAACCGGGGCGAGCCGCTCGAGGACCTGGTCCAGGTGGCGACGGTCGGTCTGATCAACTCGGTCGACCGGTTCGACGCCGAACGCGGCGCCGACTTCCTCTCGTACGCGGTGCCGACCGTCGTCGGGGAGATCAAGCGACACTTCCGTGACCACGGCTGGGCAGTGCGGGTGCCGCGTCGGCTCAAGGAGCTGCACCTGTCGCTCACCGCGGCCACCGCGGAGCTGTCCCAGCGCAACGGACGCGCGCCGAACGCGTCGGAGCTGGCCCAGCACCTGAATCTCTCGCGGGAAGAGGTCCTCGAAGGGCTGGAGGCCGCTAACGCCTACCGCAGCTCCTCGCTGGACGACCCGGTGCGCGGCGACGGTGAGATGCCGACGCTCGCCGAGACGCTCGGCGACGAGGACGCGGCGCTGGAGCACGTCGAGTTCCGCGAGTCGCTGCAGCCGCTGCTCGCGCAGGTGCCGCCGCGGGAGCGGAAGATCCTGATCCTGCGGTTCTTCGGCAACATGACGCAGTCGCAGATCGCCGAGCGGATGGGGATCTCGCAGATGCACGTGTCGCGGTTGCTGTCCCAGACGCTCGCGAAGCTCCGCGAGCGCCTGCTCGTCGACGAGTAG